The nucleotide window ctaaataaaaaacagaaactagatACAGACATGAGGGGAAGCAGAGAGCGCATGAAGCAACAACAGACCAGAGAGaaaatggaggagatgaccaggtgttaaaggcagagggtaattatggGAGTGGgtacaggtgagatgattactaactaggagcaggtggagctggGGTCGCAGGtaaacaggtgaacaggtgaacaggtgaacaggtgaacacaagaagcagaaactaaacaaagacaaaacatgaaaacaataaatccaatacaaaagaaacccaaataaaacccaaatcctgagaGAAACTAATGTTAGAACAGTTCTAcattaatttcttcaaaaagaACGTTCTTATAAACCTTATAAACTGTCTTTATGATGATGCTGACACTTTATTGGACTGAAAGAactttgtgagatatttttggATCTCTTTAGACTGTATGCCATAAATGATTGGGTTGAGGCAGCCGGGGATGATGTGAAACAGAACCGAAGACATTTTTCTGAAGTAACCTGCCTGAGGGAAGCGATGCAAAACAATAACCAGCAAACCACTGAACAACATGATCAGATACACCAGCAGGTGCGTGCTGCAGGTCTTTAAGGCCTTCCTGTTCATGGACTGGTTCTTCCGGGTCAGACAGATGATGGTGATCTGGGTGTAGGTCAGAACGATGCTGCCCATGGAGGCGGTGAGCAGAACCACGGTGAACGTCAGCCCATAGATGTTATTAATCACCACACTCTCACAGGacagctgaaacaaagcagCATTGTTACAGTAAATGCTTGCCATAAAAGTCCTGCATCTGCTCAGCCGGACCGTCAGACCCAGCAGAACCCCCACCAGAACCAAGGCCGCCCCCCAGGCGGAAACCGTCAGCTTCATCAGCATCTTATTAGTCATTATTGCAGCGTAACGCAGAGGATTACAGATGGCTACGTATCTGTCGAAGGCCATGATCATGAGCGCCGTGTGGCAAGTTGTTCCATAAATGTGTGTGATGAAAGCCTGAAGGACACACTTGTAATAACCAACGAGTCGCTCTGACGGAGGCTTCAACATGTCTGCGAGCACGGGGGCCAGCACCGCAGACGCACCTAACATGTCGTTAGTGGACAAGTTACAGAACAGGAGATACATGGGTTCATGGAGGCTCTTAtctacaaaaatcaaaagagtAATACTAACATTTACAATCATAATGAAGATGTAGGAGAAGAGGATAAACAGAAACACGGGGTACATGGAGTCCTGTGAGACCTGTAAGCCCTCCAGCTGCAGCGTGAAGCTGTTGTACGTGTAGCTTTCCACCGATctgaaacaacacatttatcaTCAGCCACAGGTTTGTTCTCAGCTTcagtaaaacctgcagcaaTAAGAAGATAAAAGTGACAGCgaaaagcagaaaatcaagTACTTGTTGTCCATGGTGACCCTCAGTCCCTTCAGATAACCTGACAGGCTGCTGTAAGGAGAGATTTCCATCTTAGTCTGAAGAGAAAAGTGTTCAACAAATCAGACCCAAACCTTTTCTTTCTACCTTTCTGCACGTTAAGTGAATTACCTTCAGGGAACATAAAATGCTCTGTTTGACCACATTCAGTCAGCTGCCTGTCTGCAGACCTCAGGATGATCCTTTCTCTGCACGCTTCGAtcacaaacacaagttttattcCCAGTGTTGAGCTCAGGGGAAGGAGGAGCTTGTCATCCTGAGACAGAACATCCTGAGACAGAACATCCTGAGACAGAACATCCTGAGACAgaacatcagaaccagaactgaatctgttgtgtttttgtttcaactcctgaaaatttcatccaaacctgttcatcagtttttacagacagacacaacCGGAACCAGAAACTCCTTGGTGGAAGAAACAGAGAGGtcatctgtttttaacaaagggctTACCTGggagctgacctttgaccccatgaaccttgaaaccaacaggcatcatctttgacccatgaggtgtccagctgtgcatgTGACATTCCTATGTTATACTgttccagagttagagcacaaggtcNNNNNNNNNNNNNNNNNNNNNNNNNNNNNNNNNNNNNNNNNNNNNNNNNNNNNNNNNNNNNNNNNNNNNNNNNNNNNNNNNNNNNNNNNNNNNNNNNNNNCAAGGTCAACTGTgttgttgacctttgaccccatgaccctgaaatcagtggtcaaaggtcaaggtcacctgtgttgttgacctttgaccccatgaccttgaaatcagtggtgatcacccttgacaaatgaggtgtccagctgtggagttagAACACGGGCTGatcagtgacctttgacctttgaccagatTGCCACCTAGATTTCAtcccttgttccttgtaccatgtttgatgtttcctgaacaaataaacaaacaaacaaacagacagaacttcctgggTGGAGGTAAATATTTGTCCAAGTCTAAACTGTCCCAAATTCTTCTGTGTTTAAATCCTaaacatcctgttcaaaagattCTTATATTTTAGatgatttaaaaccaaatcGTTTCCCATGAAGTCAGAAAAGTTCATTCTggctttaagtgttttttgagtttaaatctttttaaagttaacaCAACTTACTGAAAATGATCTAAATTAGAGTTAATCACATGACATCATAATTCTTATCATGTTCGAGTTTTTactgttagttttgttttgttattcaaattttgttttattgtttcatttgttgGTTGATTTAGATTCattcttaaacattttgttgagaTATGAtcaataaatagtaaaaaaaaatcaaatgaatctAAATAATATTGATTATCCAGTAAAGATACAGTTTAATCTGCTGTGTTTAATCAATGTTTGATCAATCCGATCCGGTTGTCTTTAGGCTAAATCAACAGGAAATGTTGGTAAAAAAGTTcccagactttttaaaatcagttaaagacataaaacacaaaaagctttaaTGTCAACTCACAAATATGACTTCAATAGAAGGGTGTAGAAACAGTTACAAATGACTAATTAGGAAGCATTAAAACTTTACCACCTGTCGGATTTGGTAGCATGGATGTTTCCGCTTTACTTAGTGGAGCAGCTGAGGAGAGACGTATTGAGCCTGAGAGGAGCTATGGAGTCCCAAGCAAGCATGAATGAAAATCTAGCAGCAAGTACAACAGCGATGGATCGCCGGTTGGCTGCTGTTGAGAGACTCTGTGGCTCATCCGAGCAGACAGGCGAAGGGGCGGCACCGGCGCAGGCACCTGTAGCGGCACCAGCACCAGAGCCTTCGGGAGAGACAAAGGACGCGTTGTCCCAGTCCCCAGCATGGAGCACGGTTGTGAAAAAGGCGGCTAGAAAGCATAAGCGGCCGATAGACCCAGTGGGTCAAAATCGTAGAGGAATGAACGCGCTTCCCAAGAAGGAGCAACGAAGAAATGTTGGAATAATTGGTACCGGATCCGTGGACAACATTCCAGTGATTAGAACCAAACTGGTGAGTGTGTTTGCAACTCGGTTCTCTCCTGAGCTCGATGCTGGAACGCTAGCTTCTTACCTCTCTGGAAAATTGGAGAAGCGTGTTACATGTCGAAGAATTGACTCCAACCAAAATAGGTTCAGTTCATTTCAGGTCATTGCGAAGTGTAATGAAGTGGCTGAAATGTACGACCCACAACTCTGGCCAGCGGGTATTTATGTGCGTCGCTATTTTGAGGCGCATAAACCCAGGGCTAAAACGAACAATGTGGCCTTTGGTCCAGAGGTCGGTAGTGATTTACAAAGCAGTATGCCTATGACGACAGCTGGCGCATCACGAAAGGAATCGTGCTCCAGCACGGAAATCCCTCgtaaatgaatattaatatagTGTCCTATAATGTGCGTGGATTGCGTGTTGGACATACAGAGGCGGACAAATCACGACGTCTTGTGGTGGATAAACTTCTGGAAGAGTGTGATGTATTGTGCCTCCAAGAAACTTTCCTACCTAAGCAGGACCTAGGAAGACTCAACACCctgcacaaacatttttacGGTGCTGGTGAATCTACCACTGACTATAGCACCAAGTTAGTGCGGGGCAGAATTTCTGGTGGTGTCGCAGTTCTGTGGCATAAAAGATGCGATCAGCTGATTAGAGTGATCAGGCTGGACGTTGATTGGGCTATAGGACTCGAGTTcagtgttgaaaataaaaagctcataTTACTGAACATATATACACCATATGAACACCCAGAGAATGAAGATGAGTATCTTAATAGGCTGGCCTATGTTGTGTCATTTATTCAGGACAATCCATCAACCTGCTTTGTTATTGTGGGTGACATGAATGCTGATGTAACAGACTGTAAATCCTTGTTTGCCAATCACTTACAACAGTTTTGTTCCGTAAATGAGTTGCTTCTCTCCAGTAAAATACTTCTGCCAGCGGACAGCTACACTTACATTAGTGAGGCGTGGCACACAACATCTTGGCTAGACCACTGTATTTGCACTGAAGATGCACATGACTCTCTAGAGTCTATCAGGATTAATTATGAATTTGCGACTTCTGACCATATTCCTCTATCTCTGTATATAAAAATGGGCAACTTACCAGATCTCTTGCCCATGAATAATGACACACAggaagataaaatattttggaaCAATTTGTCTGAGCAGGATCTTAATCTGTTTCGTATCCATTCTGAAATTCTGATGAATGATATTGCTTTACCAAATAGTGCAGTCATATGTTCGgacataaactgtaaaaatgaacaacatgGCAAAGACCTGTGCTTACTATATGAGAGGATTATTGAATCCCTTCTCATTTCAGGCAGGTCTTTGAATAAACCTAGAAAGCATAAAGCAAAGCCAGGATGGAATGAGTATGCTAAAGAGCTCCATGCAGAGGCCAGAAGGGCCTTTAAACTGTGGGCTGAATcaggaaaaccaaaacatgGTCCTGTATTTGACCACAAGAAGAGATCAAATGCTACCTTCAAATACGCATTACGCTTTATCAAGAGGAATGAAAATGCACTTAAATCTGAGTCACTAGCAAGAAAATTACAACATAATAGTCCTTTTGAATTTTGGACAGAAATTCGAAGAGTTAATAACCTAAAAACCTCCTTGCCGACAAACATTGATGGTGTAATGGGACCAAATAAGATTGTTCATATTTGGAGGAAACACTattatgaattatttaattGTAATAAAAGTAATCCTTTTGTGATGGACAGCATAGATATGCATGAAGATGTGATTATCTCCTCACAAGAAGTCAGTGACATTGTTAagaatttgaaaaacaataagGCATGTGGTGCAGACAAAATATTCGCTGAGCATTTAAAATTTGCGAGTAGAAAAATCTTTCCTTTGTTGGCTATTTGTTTTACTGGATTTTTAATTCATGGAATTTTACCGAATTCTATGCTGTCTGTGATTTTAGTGCCTATCGTAAAAGATAAGGGGggtaaaataaacagtaaagatAACTACCGGCCCATAGCTCTGGCCAGTACTCTATCAAAAATTTTGGAGAAGGCTCTGCTGAGCCGAATTGAGACATTTATAGCCACATCTGAtaatcagtttggttttaaaccaaaacttgGCACTGATATGTGCATTTTTGCTCTCAAGGAAATATTAGATTTATACAAGAGACATAACTCCACAATTTTTACGTGTTTTATTGATTCATCGAAAGCATTTGATCATGTTAATCatgaaaaattgttttataaattacaaGAGAGAGGAGTTCCAAAATACTTATTAAGAATTTTAGTGTACTGGTATGCTCACCAGAGATTGTCGGTAAAATGGGGAAACTCTGTATCGTCTCCTTTCCTTGTGAGTAACGGTGTACGGCAAGGCAGCATCTTGTCTCCTtgcctttttaatttgtatatGGATGATCTGTCAAAGCTGTTGAATCAATGTAGGACTGGTTGTCGGGTTGGTAATAGGACCATCAACCATCTGATGTATGCTGATGATCTTGTGATTTTCTGCCCATACAGCGCTGGAATGCAGCAAATGCTAAGAGTTTGCTCTCAATATGGGTTACAACATAATATTGAATACAATGCGAAAAAAAGCATCATCATGATTGTTAAGAGTAAAGAAGACGATAAACTATCTTTTCCTGACTTCACCCTGTCTGGCAGCATCCTCCAGGTCACTAATGAGGTTAAATATTTGGGACATTACATCACCGCTGACCTGTCTGATGACAGAGACATTTACAGGCAGCGTTGTACCCAATATGTACAAGCTAATATGCTTCTTCGGAAATTCTCCATGTGTTCAGCACCTgtaaaaactgcactttttaaagCCTATTGCACTCCCATGTATACCGCCCACTTGTGGCGGCGTTACAGAAAAAGCAGTATGAACAAATTTCAGGTGGCATATAATGACAGCATGAGGATGTTGCTTAGAATACCACGATGGAGTAGTGCCAGTCAGATGTTTGTCAATGCCAGTGTACCAACCTGCGCTGCTGGGCTTAGAAATATTATGCACAGATGTATGTGCAGATTGACAAACTCTGCAAACAGCATCATTCAGACTTTGACTAATCCTGCTCAAAGCTCAGTGAGATTTTTCTCCACTCTGTGGAATCACTGGCGcgtttgtttgtatgtctgattgattttctgATGTATGATCTGATGTATATGTTaatctactttttcttttttttattgttctttttcttttttttattttgtatggaCCTCAACCGAGTCTCAAATAAAGaggattgattgattgattgatttaaaaaactttatttgctGTATTAGTCATCAGTTAAACATTGGTTTCTATATATAATATTGCAGAAAGAGTAAAACGGGACAGAAATACATTAATGTGGTTCAACCTTCGGTCACTTCTCATCTCAGAGCTTCATGTTTGAAAGAAACGTCACAGACTTCAACTGGAAGGTAaatatctttacatttttcagatAAATCAACTTTGTCCTACAGAGTCCAGGCAGAATGTCTGAGCATGTAGAGCTGCAGTCAGATCAGAAACTGGGAAAGGTCCTGCCATTCGatcctttttattaaagctttctgttgatgtgttttctttaataacttCCCCACATGACACACTTCCTATGGAAGTGTAGAGTCTGGTTTTAAACTGTCTCTAACGATCATAAGTTCAGAAAACGCCCTCTTTTTACCACAGCATCACAAGCTACTGTTTCCTACACTGTTTAGGATCATAATGTTTGGAAGAGTCACTTTTTGGGATAGACTCTAACAGAGAAGCGATTAATGATGCTGCTCCGTAAGTCTTTGCTGACCAGGCCGTAGATGATGGGGTTGATAGCCGGggggatgatgatgaagaggatgcTGAGGAACTTCTTCATGTTTTGGGAGGCAGAGGGGAATCTATAACTTACAATTATGACTAAAGTAGCGATCTGATAGAAGATGTAGACAACGAGGTGCGACGCACAGGTCTGAAAGGCCTTGCTGCGGACGCTGCTGTCAGTTCGGCCCTGATTGAGTGAAGCTCTCAGGATCTGGAAGTAGGAAAAAGCGATGAGGATGAACATCACTGAGCTGACAGACCAGGCGATGGATAAACCTGTAGAGACAAAAAGGTGTTAGAAGTCCCGTGAAGCATTGCCGTTTGGTGTTTCCATTTATGTGCACAGACCGTAGATGTTGTTCACCGGGGTGGGGATGCAGGCCAGGTCCATAATGATCCGGTTGCTGCAGTAGACGTGTCGAATGATTCGGCCACACAGCGGGACATTTGCGTGGAAAACAAAGAGCACCCCGATGAGCAGCAGGGCCACGATCCAGGCCAGAGCGCAGCAGGAGTGCAGCCGAGTCGAACTCATGATGGTGTGATACCTGAGAGGTTCACACACTGCAACATACCTGCAGACAGAGAAAACCCTGAGAGATCTTTACACACAATCTTATTTTCAGTCCTGGTAgtaagaaagtccaccctcctTCAGGTCTGAGGTTTCAGGACAAAATCAGtctgatctggtctttaccaggttcttaaagaaataaaatatgaccTCACATGAACAACAACTCAACAGGTTCCACCGAGTCATATTtactaaacagaaactaaaactggtTCCAGCCTGGCTGCTTCAGGATCAGCAGGTTCTACAGCTCAGgagctacaggtgtgtgttagcacaacgcaagggcggaaagacatcagcaatgagcTCAGAGGAGCacctgctgctgcccatcaatctgagatgggtcaaaggtcatttagagtccatcgttctacagagaggaagattatttacaagaggagacatttaagacagctgctgatcttcaccctaaaggtcagaccgtgcagtgctcagagaaatgagcttcTTATCAGACTCTACAGACCTCAGTTggaaggttaaaggtcacgGGTTTTGAAAAAGGGTGGACGTCCTTTTCATCATGataaacatttgcataaaaaatctgaatcttgaaaaaacaaagaagtaatattttaaacatcacAATCATAGTTTTTTTATCATCCTTTTGATGATAGATGATAAATGTTATGTATGTTTATGCTGAAAGTTGCACATTATGTACAGAAGTATATAATAGTTTCtaaaaagacttgtttttgattttatttaaaaaggaaaacttaaaacagaaacttcCTGTTCAGACTGGAAACAAAGTGCAAAGCTGGATCATTGGTGCCAACATTTCAGTAcatttgaaaacagcagaaacctcAACACTGCAGAGAACGAGCTGTGAGTGAATGCCCTGGAGTACTGACACACTCCCTCACCTGTCGTAGGCCATCACACCCAGAATCGTGTGCATGGCAGTACCGTACATGTGCACACAGTAGGCCTGGGCGATTGCAGCGAGGTAGGCGATCTTCTTCTGCCCCATCAGGAAGTGCATCATGAGGCGAGGGAGCACTGCTGTGGCCCCCAGCAGGTCACAGACCACCAGGTGACAGATCATTATAAACATGGGTCTGTGCAGGTTCTTGTCCAGCACAATGAC belongs to Kryptolebias marmoratus isolate JLee-2015 linkage group LG13, ASM164957v2, whole genome shotgun sequence and includes:
- the LOC108229292 gene encoding olfactory receptor 52K1-like; this encodes MEISPYSSLSGYLKGLRVTMDNKSVESYTYNSFTLQLEGLQVSQDSMYPVFLFILFSYIFIMIVNVSITLLIFVDKSLHEPMYLLFCNLSTNDMLGASAVLAPVLADMLKPPSERLVGYYKCVLQAFITHIYGTTCHTALMIMAFDRYVAICNPLRYAAIMTNKMLMKLTVSAWGAALVLVGVLLGLTVRLSRCRTFMASIYCNNAALFQLSCESVVINNIYGLTFTVVLLTASMGSIVLTYTQITIICLTRKNQSMNRKALKTCSTHLLVYLIMLFSGLLVIVLHRFPQAGYFRKMSSVLFHIIPGCLNPIIYGIQSKEIQKYLTKFFQSNKVSASS